The Erigeron canadensis isolate Cc75 chromosome 1, C_canadensis_v1, whole genome shotgun sequence genome segment GAAAAGGTTCCGTTTTTACCATTACTTAAGAAAGTTTTCCTATTTTCCGTTTTTTATATCGACTCATAGGCATTGCTTACATTTTCTACTATACCATTATATTACTAACTTAGGAAATAATATGTTGGTCTTGTTATGGTAGGCATGACAAATGAAATAATAGAggataaaaaatgtatattaacATACTTTGTAAAATGATGTCTAGATATGAATAAAAAATGTACTCAAATATCCCAACAAACTATTAGAAAATCAAACAAAGAAGTCATTGTTACTCAGATATGTTTCACTGACATGTAAGAATGATGatagagagagaaaagaaaggcAGAATCTTTGAGACAAGTTTTATCACTAAAATGGTGACTTTgttaaactttttaacacaGCTAATGACCTCTTAATTAAAGCTTATTTTCACTTCTTCCAAGAACAGTTGTTACATTTTTAGCTTTTTATAGCAATTATTACTCAAATCCCCATAACTTCAGTTCAAGTCATTTCTTTTCTTGGAAACTTGATATTATGTGATTTGTATAACCCAAAAACCCATGTATATTCGACAATTCTATTGTCTCTTGCATTAGTGTAATACGAGTAACTAATAAGTACTTTTGAACATTTTTTATGTAGTAATAATACGTTTTCATCAGcaaatctttaatatatatataatttcgaAAAGCAGCAAAtcttttatatgaaaattaaaaagaaaatgagagaTGGTAATGCAATAGtacccaaaaaataaaataaaccacCCTGAAAAAGGAGTCTTAGATGTTGAGGCTCAGCCGCACAGGCCTTATGTTCATTTGACTCTTTTGAACAGGGAGATAATAAATGtatcataacttttgatttatatatcaattgattttaattttaaagtacAATAAAAGAAGGATTAATTTTACTATGCTGTTTTTATGCAGAGAAAAGGAATTGGTTCAACATCAGAGAGAACACTGGATGCCAAGGTTCTTTTAGTTATAACTACTGAATTTTTGAACCATGCTAAGTACTTCATCAAAGTGTCTACTATGTCCCGTGTAACTTAAACAAGAAAACCAATTCTGCTTGTCCGTTTTTTTTATCCAATAAGCCAAATTTTGCGTAATAATATGTAGTTTTTGACATATTCTAAACAAATATGATACTCTGTATTTGAAAattagttaagttaataacttgTGCAAGCtttataagtaaattaaacGCTGACTTATAGTGTGTAAACTTGCTGTTGTTAACAGACATTGAGGCGCTTAGCTCAAAACAGAGAAGCAGCAAGAAAAAGCAGGCTCAGGAAAAAGGTTTCTTAAATCAtcaaataaaaatcatatgaCTGACTTAAGTTAGTTAAAGTACGGTCTATATATTTACAGATTGTCGGTTCAACTCTATTGTTTGCAGGCTTATGTTCAGCAACTAGAGTCAAGCAGAATAAGGCTAACTCAACTTGAACAAGATCTTCAACGTGTTCGATCACAGGTTTTTTTAGTAGATAATATATTATGCTGTAATCAAGAGCTCATGGTGTAACGGGTCATTACCtttaagaaaagaaattaataatcGAAATTGACTGTGCTATATATTTAGGGGCTGTTTATGGGAGGcggtggaggtggtggaggGAACATTAGTCCTGGTAAGTGATTTGGATTAttagattaatttttaaaaaaatttactagAGTTTAATATGCAAGTAACATATGATATATAATGTGTGTGTAGGTGCAACAATATTTGACATGGAGTACACAAGATGGCTAGATGATGATCAAAGACATATGGGCGAGTTGCGTAAAGGATTGCAATCACATTTATCAGATGGTGATCTTCGTATCATAGTAGACAGCTTTATTGCACATTATGATGAGATTTTTCGGCTAAAGGGAGTGGCTGCTAAATCTGATGTGTTCCACTTGATTACTGGAATGTGGACTACCCCTGCCGAACGCTGCTTCCTCTGGATGGGAGGTTTTCGTCCCTCTGAGCTTATCAAGGTTTACTATCTATAACTTCACACTTTGTCCAAAACTTTGGTAGTTTCGCAAAAACTATGATAAGCTTGCAAAAGAAACTGTTAAGTAAAATGGTCTAAAAAGTCCGTGTTTTATCTGTCAGATGCTAGAACTTCAACTTGATCCATTGACAGATCAACAAGTTGTGGGGATTTATAGCCTGCAGCAATCCTCACAACAAGCAGAAGAAGCCTTGTCACAAGGTTTAGATCAGCTACATCAGTCATTGGTTGACACAATTGCTAATGGGTCCGTCAATGATGGGGTTCACCATATGGCGGTTGCACTTGGAAAACTAACTAATCTTGAAGGATTTGTTCGTCAGGTAAATAACTATCTTTTGGGATGGAGAAAGTAATACTTACATATGTTCTTTCTTCTAATCGCTGTATTTAAATCAACTAACTTATTAAACCATAGGCCGATAATTTAAGACAACAGACGCTTCATCAACTTCATAGGATATTGACAGTTCGACAAGCAGCAAAATGTTTCTTGGTGATTAGTGAGTATTATGGGAGGCTAAGAGCATTGAGTTCCCTTTGGGCATCTAGGCCACGCGAGTAAGATCTTGAATTTAGTACTAATATTTTCATTTCAGGGAGAAGAAGTTTTTTATTAGTAACATATGTAACCGTAAATCATTCTTCTTATTTGGTAGGGCGATGATAAGTGATGAAAACTCATGCCAAACAACGACAGATTTGCAAATGGAACAATCTTCACAGATTCATTTTTTGAACTTTGGATGATGAAATGAAGTTGGTGATCTATTGTTGATAATTCAAGGACATGGCCATTGTTTGTTTAAGCTACTTAATTTCAGAGGATACATATTAATTAGTTCATTGAGGTTTTATTCTCTGTTTCTCCTTTTGTTATTTCTTTATCTAGCTTATCatcttttcttttagttttccTAGAAATCAGTATTCAGACATTTATGACTATGTTATCTTGTAAATGGAAGAAGGTAATTGTCTCAGTGAATGATAGTTGCTGGTTATTTTGATGAACAAATTAAGACAAACACCTTGAAACGACAAAATTGAACAAGATGAGTGACATGGTCAAATAACAAGCATACAAATGAGCGCGATGATAGGCTTAATTGTTTATCTGATCGAATTAACGTATGTTATTGGGAAAATAATGGTGACATCAAGTTATCTTTAGGCACCGATATTCTGATCAGTATTATCTTGGTTTTGGCTTCATAAAACTTCCTTGATCAATAATCATTGTTTTGTCCCCGGGCTACATTAAACTTTCGATAATCAGACTTCACAGAAATTGTTGTGaaactaaaacttttaattgTACATAAAACGATACTATCGTCTAGGCATGCCCAGATGGGTTGGGAAAGTAGCTAGCCGAGTATAAACATTTATTCTAGTTATGAATGTTGGTCAAAATAAGGGTTGTTTCTTGATTATGCTACAAGATTCAAGACAAGCAAAATCATTgttgaaactaaaaaaaaaacgtagattgataggaaccgtttgatcccatgtaccgaattggtactcTCATAACCCCCAGCCgggatagtgtcaaggtaattcaaccacttaaattcaaaTCTGCCTCTGATAAGATTCCAGGTTGCTCTAGAAAGTATCCAAGAAGATAATACTAGTATTTGTCTTCCAATTCTAAAAGAGGATTATATATGATTGAATAAAAGAAGTGAGTAATAACTGTGATGAAAAGGTGGTTGTTCTTTGATTTCATGAAGGGGTTATACCCAATAAAATGCATGAATGGGAGACAAGATTTGAATTATACTAATTTTTAAAGAACTATATTGGGCTTAATATGGACCAGATGATATCTAACAATCACAACTTTTTAGTTTAATAGGGAAGAAACTTTTCGAGTTGTTAGGGTTGTTTTATTGTTTACATTCCCTCCAAACatcataaacttttttttttattttaatatatctattgGCTGGGGATTggttttatattgttttgtgaTGTGATGGTGCCATACGTTGGTAAAGTTGTGTGAGTTTCTGATTGCTTTCATTGTCTACAGGCTGTTAAAATTACTAAGACCCAATCAAGAATTCAATCTCGATAGTTAGATTGGAAAAAAAGATTGTGTCTATTGGTCTGGATTTATATCGCTAAGGTTTTTAAGTGATTTAGCAGTGTATTAAAATTTGTTCTAAAGTCAAGTACTCATTACAAGATCAGTGATCGAGATGATCGCTAAAGAATCAGAGTAAATCGTTAGAGATATAATCTACAATTTTGTCAATTTCTGTCAAAACTTGGTCAATTTGGTTGAAACTCAGATTAAAAATCAGTTCGAGTATTGGTACATTTGTGTTAATGTTTCTAAACATacttcgatttttttttttttagaacagcagaAATATACTTCTAGGATTTTATGCACAGTTCTATGATCATGTGAACATATCGTAcacataattttaaaatttatgagTAAAAATTTCAATCCGAGTCGCGAGCtttacatatgtttttttagTCGGATCAAATGAACACCTACAAGGGATTCGATTCTCTTTTAGGCTTCCTCAATTGCTCAAGGAACAAGATGAAATAATGCTTTTGTGGAACGTCTTCTGGCAAGGGGCTTAGGCATAGGATGAAGTGGACGACCGGCCGAGTTCCgatattttttatgtatgtatgtatatatatatatatagggggacaatcaaataagaatagttttaaaataagaacggtgagaacaacttaaaatcatcattttaagttgcaaatatatatatatatatatatatatatatatatatatatatatataatatgtgttaATAACTAATCCCGTTAAAATTTTTAACAATTATCCAAAAGTTAAACAAAtattatctctaaatatatataaaagagaaacactAATTCGTAATTGGAGAAATATGGACCCTTAGATTAAGTTCAactttgttaggtccagttttttactggactagctccagacttgaagactggagtaatcctgaagatttgtccagaaattatggaagtccagtaagtgtctacttgtacaggaaatctggagtctttcagatttgcttattgaacttcactcgagtccagatctactctactgaagaacattctcactgaagacaaagtctgaagtttgaagaagaagactgacatgtggCGGATCCCACTGCCAGACTTACtagatcaacaactggagtccttgtcagtattctagaccttacaagtctgaacactgattacgaggaattgactttatgcctttacacgcttttacccggatatctctttcgtcccttgtaaaggttttacacacgtgtaaaggtggttgactaaaaggtgacaagtcactatcaatgtgactttatccttgtacttttagtattgcatttaaagaaaataccaaagttccttaaatgctcccaaccacatttgtacggcaaaataatcactgtagagattattttgcctataaataccaagtcattttcctctttcaaattacttttgcaatttggtgaacttgcctAAATACCCTCGatccaaacagttatacttcacaactttaagtatttcgatcaaggagattatttagcaagtatagatcacttgtaattcataaggttgtttagatacttaccttggtattatctaggttccgcaacaaccttgtattttgtttatacatcaataaataaaatacacattgaaaattactttcgtgttccacctttatttaacttgcttaagtcttgtatttacttatttatattcttgcacttatatttacgtaaatactagtcctcatctagtgtatacttgacttgttgtattttacactcgtgggttaaaccatcggtgaAGGACTTCACAAACTTTTAGTTAGatccattagatcaaatgatgatgtcatataccttatttaacttttttagttttaaatttattttaataaatttaatttattattatttccttatttaagtttgtagacattattaatttatgtttttaatgatataattatggaaacttatatttttattttttatatcattttttatctttaaaattagtttttattctttttacaataaaattttcttttttttaatgtaacacgtttttatcaatttatatttttgaaaaaaaaaaaggtaaataatGCCTAGGAACCCCTTAGTCCCATAGAGGAATTTTTCCTCTCAAGCTAGCGACCATGCAACGCTGCCTGGCGGTGAGACCCTAGAAACCTTGGCTGGTTGAATATGCTTTTGCAGGGATTCGAATCTGGGTGATGTTCCCACCAAGTCGCTTTTTAGGGGGGCAGGTGGTCACTGGGTTGTAACCCATATGGTTTATTTTTGCATagttattttatcatataaggaataaaatttgttataaggatttttttaCATAgcatttttatcatataaagtttttatcatatagttattttattataaggatttttttactacattttgatgcattaaaagtctataaaactaacatagtgtataactatatatcattatttaagtgtttaacaacacattggtctatcaaaatcaagaaaatcatgttttttgttttgttaatccatcttggatgcatattcatcaaaatgatgcatccaacaaaaaacatgattttttttattttgacggatcaatgtgttgttaaacacttaaataatgatacttaattatgcattatgttagttttatggacttttaatgcatcaaaatgatgtttttaagtgtatccaccgttcttattttaagactgttctcatcAGAGTGTTACCCTACACTATATACACATATAGGTATAATATAAAGTAGAATTATGGATTATGTTAATCAGACATAATTTAGAAATAGAATAATTTAGATTTGATTGCTACAATGAGTCAAGAAAGACTTAGCGGGTTGGCGATGATATCGATTGAGAATGAAATATTAGATAATATAGACTATCAAGACTTGATCAAccaatttgttataaaatttatcatcgtttttatatcttagtttatataattataattgttaCCCTTATCCTCcgggatttttttttcttcttggcCAAGGTCCAAAAATCCGCATAGAGAGCTAAAGGCTACATTGTTGTTGAAAGTTTTATTATCTGTAAACCAAATTGACAGCTATCCTATCGAAATCTACAAAAACACCGAAAGTACAAATttgaattatttaaaaaatatacaaacttTGCAAGTGTATCATTTatgagtttaaaaaaaaaataaagttgttgACAATGACTTGTGTaatgaaagtatgaaactaCCCATTAATTCTTTAAAAACAATAGTTATTATGATAAGttattatatttcaaaaaagttattatatacttaatttaaatatagGTTGGACTTACATTATTAGGTTTGGGACTAGCTCGATGTTTATTTTGGATCCGTTACGTGAACAAACAAGTTGCAAAATAGAATAGGGTGACAATAGTATAAACGTAAAAATGGTCATGATCATTATCAGCGTGCTCAcatgttttgtttattaaattaaattattgggTCAAATCTTGCACAcattatttataagttataacccaTGTTTAACAATATTTGACTATGATTAGTGCTATTTATCTAATCAACATCAaaactgaatttttttttttaaaggtgaatttcgttgaaaacttcgtgtcgtgattcgacagcgagaagtctagcatacgttgtcttaactggatctgcgctagagagctccctcgaaatagaaatccgcccgaaggcacgatgATTAATAGGGATAAACTCTGCcccttcagacttgaacctggataAACTCAAGTCAAACCCTCGTAAAGGGACTTCCTTATGTACTCCCCAATGCTTGAACTCAATACCTTATAAATAGGGATGGTCTTttaaccattgagctaatgctcaAGTAGATCAAAACTGAAACTAGCGGCATATGTTGTTTGTGATGGCCGATGAAGTACACTAGTATTTAATTAGAAAGACAAATATCTCAAAAGGTGAAAGTTTAAACGAATATTCCAGTTCTCCAAACTTAAGTCGATAGCTTGAACTACTAATAATCTAGTTTGATCTCTAAGCTTATTTGGGCATTTATCTTCTAATCTTTCTTCTAATAGCAATAAATCTTTtacccttattttctttttcgtATTAGTTTTGTTTATCTTATATCTTGTAATAAAATGTGTGGCATTGTTGTATCATTCGTGAAATTTGACTTTTGTCAACCCGTTAGTTTTGTGTACATTTGATTAATGATGATCGTTTATTCATTATATGAGCGAGTTTGGCTATAATTTAATTGTGTTCaaggtgaatatatatatatatatatatacccaaggttttttacccgcacgatgtgcggatattaaatttattttttaaaagttttaatattgacattgaaatcaataatatatataatgttcaacatttaaataccaaaaaaaatttaaacttagttgaacatatttagaaacctaatggtgttgtgctacttggatagtaaaaattaatttaaatgagATTGACAATACCTTGTGGCTGCAAATTTGCTCTAAATATCGTATTTGATCAGGAATAATTGTAATAACAATCcatgtttttaataaaacaattgCTACCCGTGAAGGAAATGAACCCACATAACCCGTAACTTCAATGAATCGAATTGTGATATCATTATCTAGTTAGAAATATTTAAGTTCAtataatgaaatgattttgataatatatgatttgattaaatgaatccaagatcaaaaaagttagataaagaatattgcctttatagggaaaaaaaagatatatagaaaatttaaactcatatttaagtttatacggttttagttttcttttttgcatatgggatttgtttcttaaatataagggatttggtttcttaagtttgtatataaatatcttttttatttaatatttaatggataaatattgtaaaaaatgtgataatgacacataggataaaaacttgtgtgacaaattttaaaaatagctttatattGAAGAGGGCTTAAAAAGGTTAGGATatctattgttttaatatatatatatatatatatatatatagtgaaaagttatttttagaacCCTTTATTTGCAagaacttttgagaacttttcaaatcaagtctaaccgatgattattctttacatgaaaattgttttttgattgttttctgaataacttatgtgtaattttgaagtttacaattgtgtggaggcatggattatcatccgttatacaattatgtggagatttggattcttgatcacatgtgcacgaatattgctatgattacatgtgatcgacttgcatacaagtgatcatagcaatattcgtgcacatatgatcaaaaatcaaaatctccacataattgtataacggatgataatccatgcctccacacaattataaacttcaaaactacacataagttattcagaaaacaatcaaaaaacaattttcatgtaaagaacaatcatcggttgggcttgatttgaaaagttctcaaaggttctcgaaagaaaaaaaagttctcaaaataactttaccctatatatatatatatatatatatatatatatatatatatatatatgatgatcgTTTTTATTTTAGTCAAGTTGTGTTCGCATGATGTTCAAGGTGTTTTATATGATCGAATGGTCATTAATGAAAGGGTCGATTTCTTATTTGTGGTATAACTAGATTAATTAAGTAATT includes the following:
- the LOC122584920 gene encoding transcription factor TGA9, with amino-acid sequence MASHRIGETGLSDSGPSHHHHHHHHHQHLPYSVFPAYNPPNIAFINQEGPSFDFGELEEAIALQGYKIHSDENKLPLYTTVPRPAATLDMFPSWPMRDHQTPRGSNSSTSGSAVNVAIASKPEAHCPSHIEPESPISSNSRKTSSDQLQNHQQQEQQQQVFRQQLQQLQIPQQLEMESEGGSPVTTGGSSHSQQALKPFSEKRKGIGSTSERTLDAKTLRRLAQNREAARKSRLRKKAYVQQLESSRIRLTQLEQDLQRVRSQGLFMGGGGGGGGNISPGATIFDMEYTRWLDDDQRHMGELRKGLQSHLSDGDLRIIVDSFIAHYDEIFRLKGVAAKSDVFHLITGMWTTPAERCFLWMGGFRPSELIKMLELQLDPLTDQQVVGIYSLQQSSQQAEEALSQGLDQLHQSLVDTIANGSVNDGVHHMAVALGKLTNLEGFVRQADNLRQQTLHQLHRILTVRQAAKCFLVISEYYGRLRALSSLWASRPREAMISDENSCQTTTDLQMEQSSQIHFLNFG